The Aethina tumida isolate Nest 87 chromosome 6, icAetTumi1.1, whole genome shotgun sequence nucleotide sequence tttagggCCTGTTTACCGGCCGGTTTGATCACGAAATTCCCCCACAACAACCTCCAACTGATGGTCCAATCCGGTGCGAAGGGTTCCACCGTGAACACGATGCAAATCTCGTGCCTACTCGGCCAAATCGAGTTGGAGGGTAAACGTCCGCCGGTGATGATCTCGGGCAAGTCCCTGCCCAGCTTTCCGGAATTCGAGTTTTCGCCTCGCGCTGGCGGTTTCATAGACGGCAGGTTCATGACCGGTATCCAACCGCAGGAGTTCTTCTTCCATTGCATGGCGGGGCGTGAGGGGTTGATCGATACCGCCGTCAAGACGTCGAGAAGTGGTTATCTTCAAAGGTGTCTGATCAAGCATTTGGAAGGTCTGCATGTCGGTTACGACATGACTGTGAGAGACAGCGACAAAAGTGTCGTGCAGTTCATGTATGGCGAGGACGGAATGGAAATTAGCAAGGCTCAGTTTTTAAATGAGAAACAGTTGGGATTTTtgaatgaaaacaaaaaagttttgaatgataaaaaattaattaaaactttagaaaaaGATCCGGTTGTGCAACAAGTACAACAGCACCACGACAAGGTTCTCGTCTTTTACTAACTAAttgattaacaaatttttattcaatggtTGTTTCTAGTTAAAGGCATGGAGGGAGACGTTTGGCAATCCGAACGTGAAACATAAAACCAGCGCATTTCCGCTCTTCACCAAAGCGGTGAAAGCTAAAATGAACTTAAGCAGGGACAAGTTGATGAAGTTGTGGCGTGAAGCTGACGATGACCTTAAACAATCGTAAGCAGGCaacttattgtaataattcatGTGTTATCATTAATGTCTTGTACAGTTTTAGGAAACAATGTGAACCTTGCCCGGACCCGTTGAATTCGTTGTACCAGGCAGACAGTCACTACGGGTCCATAAACGAACGAATGGAAGAGTTGATCGACAAATTTAATAccaaaaatctgaagaaaaaGGATAAGAAAACGTTcgagaacattttaaaactgaaaacaatGCAAAGCTACTGTTCCGCTGGTGAACCAGTCGGTTTATTGGCTGCACAAGTaactaaaaaaacatttattaataatattaccgcaacattaattaaatttattttagtcaatTGGAGAGCCCTCAACTCAAATGACATTGAACACCTTCCATTTCGCTGGAAGAGGTGACATGAACGTAACTCTCGGTATTCCTAGGCTACGAGAAATCCTAATGATGGCATCGAAAAGCATTAAAACTCCATCCATGGAAGTACCTTTCCTCCAAGTTCCAAATCTGGAGAAAAGAGCTGAAGAACTACGCCAAATTTTGACCAGAGTTGTGGTCAGTGATGTTTTGGAGTACAttgacgtcacttctacgctcACCATTCAACCGCAAAGGGAGTTCACATATACGGTGAGGTTCAATTTCCTGCCTAGAGAATGTTACAAGTCGGAGTTCTGCGTGAAGCCCAAGCAGATATTGAAGCACATGCGGAAACGTTTCTTCGCCGAAATGTTCACCGCCATCATGAAGTATTCGAAGATCAAATCGAATTTGTAAGTTGCAAACGATTCGTCCCACCCTTATAACGGCCGTAATTCATTTTAGGGTGATGATGGAGGAGGAGAAGAAACCGCAAAACACGGAGGACAGCGATGATGAATCAACCGATAAAAAATCGAAAGGTCAAAAGGACGAGGACAGTTCGGATGAAGAGGTGGAGGACTCGGAGGACGCGAAAATGACCATGAAACACGAACAGGAGCGCGAGGATCAAGAGCCCGATGTGGAAGAACGGGAAATCGAAAGCGACGAAGAGGAAGGCGAGAGTAAAAacgatttaaacaaaaaagacgACGAAGAGTCTAAAATTGTTGGGGCCTTTAATTACGCCCAAAACTACAAGGAGGACAAAAAGGATCATTTGTGGTGTGAAATCACGTTCGCCGTAAGTATTGGTTACATTTTAGGAACTTTGGTTTATTGCAATAGCAAATTCACTTTTAGTTGccgttaaagtttaaaaagctGGATTTGACCTACATTCTGAAAGAAGTTGCTTCGAAATCGGTGATCTGGGAAACGTCACAAATCAGGCGGGCAATAACTTACATGAAAGATGACGTTCTGACCCTCAGGACAGACGGTATAAATATCGTGGAGATGTTCAAGTACAACAAACTGTTAAATCTGAACAAAATGTACTGCAACGACATTCATAAAATGGCCGAGACCTATGGGATAGAAGCAGCTgctaaaattatagtaaaagaAGTTAAGGACGTGTTCAACGTGTATGGCATCAAAGTGGATCCTAGACATTTATCTTTGATTGCTGATTATATGACTTACAATGGTACTTACGAACCTTTGAGCAGAAAAGGAATGGAAAGTAGTGCGTCTCCGCTTCAACAGATGAGTTTCGAGTCTTCTTTGACGTTCCTAAAAGCTGCGTGTGCCAgaggtaattataattaaattatttaatttttactttaatataacTGTTGACTTGCTTTCCAGGTAAACAAGACACTTTACAAACTCCTTCCAGCTGTCTGATGGTGGGAAAACCTTGTAACACAGGAACTGGTTGTTTCACCTTAAACTACAAGCTTCCgtcaactttaattaaaagttaatgaatatataatatataattcagcATTCAACgtattacatataattaataaaacacatatttttattattaagaataaaagacaaagatttaaaaatgcataTCATTTATTgcaatgaaattataattgattgattgattggtaaaataagacaaaaaaaatctaatggtctattgaattaaatttactatgtTTGACAATAATGAGTTTGGGATTTATATTCGTCTGGTTCTTCGCCGGAAAATTGTactaatttcaacaaatatatatacaaatttgttattaacattGACTAAAATGgaacaaataataaagatcCGGTTTAGAAAACGAGTCAATTACTTCTTTTCGTTGTGTtcgtgatttttattatttgtcttttttttttaattgattaattaattattcatttgggTAGAAAAAGAAACCAGAACgttttttgattccttagtttttatatacgCTAGCTATAtggctaaaaaaattaaggtgacattttcgtttaatattatcattattaaaaagcctatatacaaattgtatgtaaattacaatggaatttataataataaataatttacaaaaacaaaaatggtaCAACACATAATCATGAACGTTCTCGTACctattatctaattaaaataattgtaaatcgGAAAAATTTGGCAGTAGATTCAACACCGATGCGACTTCGTTGAAAgcaccaattttattaaattttacgtaatttccggatttgtatttgtttttgtttgatgtGAAGTGGGGCGAAAGAAATGAATGGATAATCGatacaattacatttttaagcgTTTCTaataccattaaaatttaattttggtattattagtcttttttattttcactatttttaatacataagtttaataataggtaataacttatatttttaggttTGTACATCCAAACTGaattacaaaatgaaaatggACGTGGTCCggatagataaaaataattgtaatagtaaaaaaatcgaATAAGAAAAAAGATGCCAAGTAAAACATGTATGGAGTAatggtaaatgtttaaaaattaattaatttatatatattacaaaattaatacacttgatattatttaatacaaattaacagGAAATATCAATGCGGACGCAGTCCCaccaatatatacaaaaaataataatagtaattatcgAAATGTTGCACTCAACCAGATACAAAACCAACCACAATTAAACCCAAAATCTCCGCATATTGCACATCCGCATCCTGTTCCCGAATTAAACGGAATTAGGCGGAAACGACGTCGAACTGTTGCTACGCGCCAAACTCAACATCGAACCGGATAAACTGCCCTCGTCGTCGTACAAATCCCTCGACAAATCTCCGTGGGAAATTTCCGCAATCGCCAACGCACTGAAAACAACGTTCATTATTTGGAACTGGACAGTACGATTACAATTACAGAATCGCAACAATCGTAACACAAACCTGAAACCGAGTTGAACCGATTCGTCGTCGAACGCGGCCAATTCCTTCTCCTGTTTCTCGTGCAGTATCCTGATCCTTTCGCTGCGCTCGTCCACAAAAGTCTTGTTTTCGATTACCATCTGAAGAAAATTCAATTCGAAATATATTCTTTCCGACACACCTACGAAAACAGCCGTTACCTTTTGTTCGAGGAGCGATTTCCGGAGGTTGACTCTCGTCTGCAACTCCTCCTTTTCTCTGTCGCGTTGCGCCTGCGCCTGCATCTTATTCTTGCTCTGGTACGCGATCAACATCTCCATCTCGTACTGGAGCTTATCCTTCAACTGCTGGCACTGCAACTGTGTTTCAACGAAAACTGTGATTAGCTCACATTCACACAATCGCGTACAACTGAATGTATAAAGATAAGAGGGTAAAACGTAACAGTTACCTCTTGGCTCTCGTCGAGTTTGATGCACTGCTTTTGTAGCATCTCGGCGATGCTCTGCTCGTACTGGTCGCCGAGCAGGGCGAGCTTCCTGCGCTGCTCCTCCTTCAGCTTCTTGATGATGACCTTCTGCTGGTCGCGCGGCGTCGTGCTGAGTATCTGCGCCTTGAGCGCCTTGTACTGTTTCGTCTGCACCTTGCACGTCTCCCTGAACTGCTTCCTGACCAACATCTCCTTCTGCTTGAGCGACTTGGGCTGTTGTTTCAGTTCGAGCGCGTGTTTCTTGCGCAGCTCCCGCTCCGCCCTCTTCATGTACTCGGTCTGGTTCGCCTGTTCGGTGTCGTGCTGGTTGCGCACCTGTTCCTCGCGCAGCGCGTGCACCGTCTTCTGCTGACGGTACTCGAGCTCTTGCGTCTTCTCGTGATGGCGCAGCAGGATGTTGTGTGCCGTCTCCAGCTGATTCTGCCGCTTGTTCAGCTCCTGCCTGAGCAGCTCCTGCTCCAGCTGGTGGTAGGCCAGCAGTTTTTTTCTGCGGAACTTTCTCGTCTCGAGTTCGAGATGCTCCTTCTGGTTGCGGAGCAGTCTCTGCTCCTCTTGCATGTCGATCTGTTTCAGGTTCTCCTTTTGATTTTGCAGGGTGGCGTCCCGCTGACGTTTCGGCGTCGACTCGTCCTGCGACAGTTCGCGCTTCCATCGCTCCTTGGTCGCCTTGTACTCCTTCTTGCGGTGCGTCTCGAACGCCTTACGGTCCTGTTCGTGTTTCAGCGTGATGTCCTTGATCAGTTTCTTTTCGCCGGCGTTGTTCTGCTTCTTCTTCCTGTCGAGCTCCTGCTGGTGCTTGATCTGTTGCCGTTCCAGTTCTTTGCTGAAGTTCATCAGCAAGCTTTCGTACTCCTTGTCGAGTTGGTTCTTGTGATTTTCCATCTCCATCTTGCACTTCTCCTCCAGCTTGAAGAGGGCGCTCTGATGTTCGCGCCGCATCCTCTTGTAGCCGGACATCTGCTCGTGCATCTCCTCCTGCATGTGTTCCTTTTGTTGTTTGGTGACGATGCTGGTGGTGCGGATGGTGGCGAAATTGTTGGTGCCGTGGTCGCCGATCGCGGCGGCCACGTGATTCATCGCCTTGCTGCGTTTCGCCGTGCCGTCTTCCATGCCGGCGGGCAGACTGTTGGTGCTGCTGGACTGGCTGCTGGCCGACACGCCCATCGAATGCACGCTGTGCTCCGACGTGGCGGAATTG carries:
- the LOC109600186 gene encoding serine/threonine-protein kinase Tao, which gives rise to MAPVPRPGNLRDPEIADLFYKHDPEKIFEDLREIGHGSFGAVYYARCTISKEIVAIKKMSYMGKQSLEKWQDILKEIRFLKQLKHPNTIEYKGCYLRDNTAWLVMEYCVGSASDIIEVHKRPLREDEIAAICDGVLNGLSYLHGFGRIHRDVKAGNILLTENGTVKLGDFGSASIKCPANSFVGTPYWMAPEVILAMDEGQYDGKVDVWSLGITCIELAERKPPYFNLNAMSALYHIAQNESPTLSQTSEWSDVFKHFVEACLQKSPSSRPDSTKLLKHTFVTRNRSVNVLVDLIQRTKAAVRDLDNLNYRKMKKILMVENCETESTIDMDEPADEHTGGDSSKSNSATSEHSVHSMGVSASSQSSSTNSLPAGMEDGTAKRSKAMNHVAAAIGDHGTNNFATIRTTSIVTKQQKEHMQEEMHEQMSGYKRMRREHQSALFKLEEKCKMEMENHKNQLDKEYESLLMNFSKELERQQIKHQQELDRKKKQNNAGEKKLIKDITLKHEQDRKAFETHRKKEYKATKERWKRELSQDESTPKRQRDATLQNQKENLKQIDMQEEQRLLRNQKEHLELETRKFRRKKLLAYHQLEQELLRQELNKRQNQLETAHNILLRHHEKTQELEYRQQKTVHALREEQVRNQHDTEQANQTEYMKRAERELRKKHALELKQQPKSLKQKEMLVRKQFRETCKVQTKQYKALKAQILSTTPRDQQKVIIKKLKEEQRRKLALLGDQYEQSIAEMLQKQCIKLDESQELQCQQLKDKLQYEMEMLIAYQSKNKMQAQAQRDREKEELQTRVNLRKSLLEQKMVIENKTFVDERSERIRILHEKQEKELAAFDDESVQLGFSALAIAEISHGDLSRDLYDDEGSLSGSMLSLARSNSSTSFPPNSV